The window TCGGAGGAGGAGAGTTGAGGCCGTCAAGAAGCCGCTCGAATGGCTCCTCTAATAAGGTGTGGACGGCGTCGACGAAGCCGTTGAAGTTGTTGGCACGGACGAGCTCGGAATGGATGAGATTAGGGAGAGTAGAGAAACGGATCCGGTCGGGTTTCGGGTCTGATCCGATGAAGCCGAGCCATTCTTCGGTGACGACGAATGTGACGATGAGGTTAAGGTCTCGGAGGACGAGGCGTTTGCAAAGGTTCATCATGGGGTTGATGTGGCCTCTTCCGGGCCAGGGCATGGCCACCAGGTGTCGGGATCCTCCGACTTGTTGAAGTTCAGCATGATCCATAGGGTGAAAATTGAGAAGTGAGAGGTTATGGTCACTGTCACCGAGGAGGTAATGATAGTTTTATATGCGACCGTGTGGGAGCAGAGTTTTCGTTAAGTCATTGGACATGAGCACTTTGAAGTCATTGCAAACTTGGAATTTGCTTCTTTCGATAAGACAAACAGATCTTTTTGTGTGGGCCAGTTTTTGGCAACGTGACAATGATTGATCTTTTTTGAATGTCATTATTACATATACAGTGCAGACAAGGGAAGGCCCCAAAAAGTAAGAGAGTCTACAGATTtggaaaaattataaaaactagCAATAtctgatttaatattttgagGCCCAATACTATACTAATGGGCCTTCCTAAATATTATATCTTCGTCGGATGGTGTCATATACTTTACTTGCTGCAGTATTTTTGGTTTTCAAGTTCTTTATTTAGAATTTGGAAGATGGTATCATTTGCTTATAAAAAAACACACTAGCacattttatatgattaaattcTAAAACATATCTAATTATCAACCAATAATTTTTATAGGAAATTTCTGTATTATTCTTGTGatcacttttttttgtaacataatataTGGTATAGCTATGTTTGGAAAATTTTCACCACCTTCAAccaatatttttgattatttttctcatgattttttggtataaaaaaagtatgttttagatatttataaataaagatatgttttagaaatttttgGAAAAATTTCTGACTATTTTCTCATGAATTTACAAAACGCGACTGCGGAAAGTCGGTCGATTATTTTTCAACCGAATTCTTGATTAAAAAGGTCGAACATGTTTTTTTGTCGCGTGTATACACATACAGATCAATTTTTTCTTATGTATGTCATCGGCGCCAACATAACAGCAACTTCAATCCTTCTTTTAACATTTACTTCAATTGGTTTTCTTATTTTAAGTGGTTTagattttcttaattttctttttagacTTTTTAGTTAAAGTTGATATTATCCTTCTCCTAATGTGGTTTGTCCAAGGAAACATGATTATACAAACAACGCCGAGGCTTTTGTGTGTTTTCAGGTGTCGAGAAAAACTATTTTCGGAATCTATTTGATCGATCCAAAATCAGATTTTTCACAACAATATCTAATTCTTCGATCGACTACATTCGTTAGCTCgtttcaattaatatatttctCATTAATTAGTCCaatacactattttattatacatccttatatatatgtaaaatttaaagATCGCATATGCAAAGTATAAAATATGGTTTCTACTACTATATCTTCAGTTAATTACATAACCAGAATTAGTTAGTCCTCCAACCGAAAGTTTGTTGAAATCTGcataaattaattttgatttatgtaaAGCTTACATTTTTTCTGCCACTGTAATCAAACCATTCATCTGGAGTATTTCTCGTTTTTAAGTACCTTAGCTCTGACAGATTAAGAAAACATTAGAGAACACATGGTCAATATAAAAGGTTACgttttaccaaaacaaataCAAGTTCacgtaaaatgttttttttgcttttatagTTTTAGCACGTGCATGGAGCAAATGCACGTCTACGTGTAATTAAGTAGATGTTAGATCTAACGTACTAATGAGTAATGTATACATTTGCAGTTCTAAGAGAATAGTAATGAGTAATGTATAAATTTGCATTCTAAAAGCATTAACATTAATGCATGTTTTTAGGGTGAAATTCTTAGTATAATATAAGATatgtctcttaacttttaactaagaaacagtaaaaatgtctcataaataaaaattataaaaaacttCTTTTAGtagaaaaatatcaaatcatacattaaaaatatcaaatcatacattaaaaatctCAAATGGGTTTTCCCCGTTCTAAGAAAGGGTTACGGGCAAACGCACTAAAAAGAGTTTTGTTCCCTTATAGGAAAAAAAGAAAGGTGTTACGAGTAAAATGTCAAGATATATATCATCTCAATAATtaaaatctcttatatattaaaagaaaagcattgtaataaatgcattcacattataatagacacgtggcagtttcacaatgatttgataataaatatgctaacaCGTTCACACTAtaatcataaatgtgttcacactatgtactttgtgatttttttaatataaaactcacatacatagttccaataaaactctggatttttcggttcgaataaaaatagataacgaatcaaaagctaaactatatatatattatttttattgtttacggataaaattgagcaaaatattcataaattttgattcgatttgttatccgttttgatttgaaccaaaaaatcttgatatttgaaactctacgaaacaaatcaaatactaaaatacaatatccaaaaaagaagcaaatcactaataccaatatttttaggaacatatatctaattcgatatgttatatgcatatatatacatatatgaaaagaattatatatatatgttatatatattatactttatatcagttttacaatataaatttattatattaggtactagaattaaaaggttatataatgttttatttttgtaataaaatgttattattaaattatttttaaaattttattttatttacgaatcaaatggaatattctttaaaattctaaaacatttcggatatccgagtcaccgaatatctaggtggctaaaaaTCGAATCGACAAAAATGCTTCCAAATATCCAGATACTTGATATGTGTCCACCCCTATTTAcgaatgtaattttatttatatatgtagtatatatatatgttatatatattatactttatatcagttttacaatataaatttattatattaggtactagaattaaaaggttatataatgttttatttttgtaataaaatgttattattaaattatttttaaaattttattttatttacgaatcaaatggaatattctttaaaattctaaaacatttcggatatccgagtcaccgaatatctaggtggctaaaatCGAATCGACAAAAATGCTTCCAAATATCCAGATACTTGATATGTGTCCACCCCTATTTAcgaatgtaattttattttcttttgatgaaaaaatgaccaatgtcaaggtcttttttattttaaataaatttcaattttatctttcatgtattattctaaacaaaaatgtcatttaatattaattaacaatatctttatatatttttcaactatttttatatactttttacataaatatacatgtgcaccttgatgtgagcatcttataactaagtattcaccacagctgaagtatctaatttttttgaaagttgaaatattttttcttaatgtttctttcactattgaccaaattgtagtgaaatgatttgtcttaataattttttttttctttttcttaaactattatctttttaaaaactataatatgaaactattggttcgacatgacgactatctaaacttcataatataaaaataaacatataatattaattttaggtttttatccgaaaaaacctaaaaatcaaatgttttaaccgaataaactaaaatgaatattaatttaaaataatagttatattttagaagattaaaaacaaaaaaacgtaaaacctaACTAATAtctagattaaacagatttattgtcttttttattaaaaataacgaaactaataatcacatcccgcgcaaggcgcgggttattacctagtattTATTATTCATGTATGATGCGAATAAGATGATGCGAATAAGACAGTTCTAACTTCTAAGTTattgtggaagcaccgtagcctattggttaaggtttaaaggcttctacatccaggtctggggttcaaatctcagactatgcaatttattgcagattacaggaaatccaggtttcaagtcccggagaaagcggtttattaaacaattatgcagactataGAGGAAAGACTTGCAatggatcttcaacatggtgcaagtaaatctggccaggcgtggatcttcataggacggctcaggtgatgcagttaggcgtaggtcttcataaggcaggtagtattgtcgattgtcgaatcgtctatgtaatatttcctatatcataattgtaagatcataataaatcatcgttaaaaaaaaaacttctaagTTAtctggctttttttttttgttaaactttttaagttatctgGCTTggtatcttctttttttttttttttttttgtttacaggaGGTTCAAAGGTGAACCCGTTATCCGCACGTGGTTTCCGTTTTGCCCAAAGGCCCGTAATCTGCACGTTGTTTCCGATTGCCAACCATCTAATCTCCCTGGTCCGGAACCAGCCGGCACTAATACCCATTATCCAAGGACCCGACACCAACGCCGCGATAACTTTAAACTTAGGGAGGGCGTAAAGCATTCCGTGGTCACAGGGGTATTCGAACCCGGATCCATATTGATGTGTTAACTACCTCAAGACCACTAGCACACCACCCTGTGGTTATTTGGCTTGGTATCATAAAAAACAAGTTAAGAGCATTAGaacaattatataaatatttcaccaaaaaaaacaattatataaataataatttctgaAGGAACTGATCAATCTTTTTGAGTCATAAGATTCTCTTTTTCGTGTTGACAGGCAATATTATAAATCTTCATCTACTGATCACATGAACACTAGCAATGGAGATAACATAATCAAATTCAACCCACCACCTCCTCTTTTCTAATCGAATTTATGAATTATAATTCATATGCTTAAAAAATGATTAAGTACAAAAGCAACAGCACAGGCGACTTTACGTTCTGACGTGTTGCTTATGATTAATCAAATCGGTCGGTCGAATGAATAAATCTATAAGTCAAAACAAATTGTAAAGGTTGAATCATGTAGAtttgattttgaataaaatgttgATTTCAATTTCAACTTCACTTTGTCGCAAGTAGAAAGAAAATCTACATTtagtatctatatatatagtaaaaagttatttgcttgtattttaggataattttattaattttttttttaacacaataattttattaaataaacatCAAATATATCCTTCtctattaaatcatataaattttcgtaATTTGAACGCTATAACgttttgagtcatttttggGGGGAAAGTAGTGTAGTTGGTTTATTGAAGACTTAAAATGACAAATCATAAAAAATCTTGAAGACGTGAAGAAAATTAGACTGGGTTTGGGAATAGATCTAATTTTCACTGTTCAAACGATGTGAGGATGAAAAATAGAAATGGTGAACTAAATTAAGAgggaaaaataaaaacagatcTCTAATTCCAAAGCTTCTATTCTAACTACATCTTATCACCATCACATGCATGCATTTAAGTTTTTGACTTGTACTATTTCTTTCCTTACACGAAACTTGTTCCCATCTTCTCTTTTTCAACATAGCAAAGAAGCAAACTTGTCGAGACTTCACTTATGAGTTATCCAAACAACAAGATTATATTACAATAATAGCTTAAGTCAAGTCCAAAGAGATTCTTGCTTCAGAGGGTCTTGCATTTGCATCTGCATTTGCATTATACTGCTTGGAGAAGCAAAGTTAGAGTTGAACTGCCCGGAAGACATAGCATAACCCAAGTTGTTATTACTGTTGTTGTTGCAGTTATCGATGTTGTTGTGTAGCAAGAGAATTTTATCGTCTTGGTCTAGTTCAAGTATTTGATGATGAGACTGTAAATTTGGCTCCTGTTGCATCTGGATGCAGAGAATCTCGGCCTGAGCTACTGCTAGTTGCATTTGAAGCTGTGAGACTTGATTTTGCAAGTAGGAGATTGCTCCTACGCAGCCATATACTGGATCTCTAACTCGTGCGTTTGCTTCGAAAACCAGACTATTCACCGCGTCAGCTCTTTGATGAACCGGTAGCTCCTGTAACAATTTGTACCAACCATGTAAccatttttgtatataattgcCATTATTAATTCTTATGTGTTCATATAGTTTTTAAGCATAATTCGTGAAACAGTTCAAcgtaaatctatactattaaagaaGCATATGCAAAGAATGTTGAAAGCTTTCAacggaataattttttttttttttgaacctaACGGAATAATCTTTCAtggaagaaaaaataataatatataatatagttacTGGCAAATAGGAACGAATGGAACCTGCAACATTTTGCTGACGTTGCTTGCGCCGAAGACCTTATGAACAATGGCAAATTTGTGAGGATCGTCAGGAGGGAAATAAGGTGCAAATATGCAATCTTTTGCACAGCGTCGTCGAAGAAGCTTACACGAAGCACATGGTGATGATCCAGGACCGCCCATCTCTACTTTTATCACGGTCACGCCGGTCTTAGTTAACAAAGTAATTAAGTCGAATCGTTACAGCTTAAGGATCGAGTTCTCTTGAAGTTTGTGAATATAGAAGGAAGAAATGAAAGCTTAGAGTTAAAAGGAGATAGTCCAAGAGGCGTGTATTTATAATAGTTTTTCAGGGGTTTGTAGGGAGCGAGCTAGGTTGTTCACATGTGTTCatttaattttaactttaaactagattttcacccgcacaaccgtgcgggtatatattttcacatttatatatatagatatttgttttacataattattatatatttttaatgttactcatatatttaaatgtttgtataattatgccaaatataataattttatagttttcatgctgtaaattaaaatcatcacatatatatatgttgcttattatatatttgtcttattgaatttacgtttgattactaaactaaattttttaatgcatgaaacaacatatatgaaaacaattttgtatttaatttatttaatcatgatctgtaattcaaatcgctagatttttttagtaattttttaatgtttatcaactttatataataaattactgtatattaaaaagtttaagataagttaaatttttatacatgtattatatagtttactaatattaatccgttctaccaacatattatatttttagcataaatattttatatttatgaaaataaaatatgttaacttatcaatttaaaataattttatcatattttgttcaatataacatttttattttaaaatgatagatattattataaaattgataaaataggatataattttattcttttagtaacatttcattactaattacaaaattagttgaaaatatttatattcaatttatgacaattaagatcttattatattctttttcaagagatttgttagaattttaattttttttttaaataaaagatattatgattaaagtagttaaaaatattatgtatattagcattagtgatatacatttaatataaaatttaaatgatggtccaaataaaaatatcactcataaataaatcatgatttttattttattagaaaaaaaatttgaaaaaataaaaataaaaataaatatttatttctaacaaaatctttaaaaattattagtaaatgtatttgtgaaattaattaatttcattttatttaaatttttgtttataaactaaaactatattcaattttaatttctaattatattttttgataatttaaattaaaactaactaatttttgaaagtaaatttaaaaagattctaagaagatttttaaaagattttgttagaacattttaaatatattcatttgtatttcaaataaaaagataaagatattaaataatataataatgaacttatgtaaaatataatattttctaggaatgatccaaacttaaaaaatcacacatgaaaagaagtcatgacttctattttaatatataagactagattttgacccgtgcaaccgcacggatGTTTGTTTTCACCTTTTTTATACAtcaattattgttttagaacataagtggtatatatttttaatgttaatcatatacttaaatatttatatagctatttcaaatacaataattttatataactatttcaaatacaataattttataattttcatgttataattaattaattgtttaaaccttatgtatttgccacttcttattatatatttatcttattgtatttgcatttagttattaaacaaattaatatattcatgagaaaatatatttaaaaaaaaattgtatttaatttatgctaaattctgacccgtatttcaaaactggatttctttttaccaatatttttatgcttattcattttagataatttattattgtatatataaaagtgtaagatatgttaatttttagacatgtattatatagtttgttaattttaagtcgttctatcatcatattatattttaaataaatagtttatatttatgaaaataaaatttataaatttatcaattgaatataattttatcatatttattttagtataataattatattttaacatgatcatgactataaaagtagataaaataggatataatttatttattttcatttctaaacgataacttaaaat is drawn from Brassica rapa cultivar Chiifu-401-42 chromosome A05, CAAS_Brap_v3.01, whole genome shotgun sequence and contains these coding sequences:
- the LOC103867979 gene encoding LOB domain-containing protein 12, producing the protein MGGPGSSPCASCKLLRRRCAKDCIFAPYFPPDDPHKFAIVHKVFGASNVSKMLQELPVHQRADAVNSLVFEANARVRDPVYGCVGAISYLQNQVSQLQMQLAVAQAEILCIQMQQEPNLQSHHQILELDQDDKILLLHNNIDNCNNNSNNNLGYAMSSGQFNSNFASPSSIMQMQMQMQDPLKQESLWT